The following is a genomic window from Moorella sp. Hama-1.
TAAGCTGCGCATTGTCCGGGCCTGGCAGCGGGCCGGCGGGGTGGTGGCCATGACCGGTGACGGCGTTAACGATGCCCCGGCCGTCAAGGCGGCCGACATCGGCCTGGCCATGGGGCAGAATGGTGCCGACGTCACCCGGGAGGCCGCCGGCCTGGTGCTGACGGATGACAACTTTGTCACCATCGTCACCGCCGTCGAAGAGGGCCGGACCATTTACGCCAATATCCGCAAGGCCATCCGCTACCTCCTGGGGACCAATATCGGTGATGTAGTCCTTACGGCTACGGCCGTCCTGGCGGGGCTGCCCCTGCCCCTACTGCCCGTCCAGCTCCTCTGGCTGAACCTGGTAGGCGACAGCCTGCCGGCCCTGGCCCTGGTTAAAGACCCGCCGGCACCCGGGGTAATGCGGCAACCACCGCGCCGGGTTCAAAACGACTTTTTCGCCGGCGGTTTCGGCCGCCAGATCGTCACCCGGGGGGTGCTCATCGGCCTGGGGAGCTTATTCCTTTTCGCCTGGAGACTCTTCCAGACCGGCTCGGTGGTCGCGGCCCGTTCCCTGGCCCTGGCCGGGCTGCTGGCGGGCCAACTTATCCACATCTTTGATTGTCGCCTGATGGACGGCACCGGTACCCGGCAGGGTTTCTTCAGCAACCCCTACCTCCTGGGGGCCGGGGCCTGGAGTGTAGCGACCATGTGGCTTACCTTTATGAACCCCGCGGCCCGCAGCCTGCTGCATACCGTGCCCCTGACAGGGACGGACTGGCTTTTGGCTGCGGCCACAGCGGCGGCCACCGGCGGGGCGGCCATGTTAATGGGCTAACCGGTACAGGTTAGCCCCACCTGCCGCCAGGCGGCACCTTGAATTCCGGCGGGGCAGCCCTTTTCCCAGGCTGACCCCGCCCTTTACATCTTTTTTCCTAAATCTTAACCCGATTTTAATGGCTGAATAATAAAACCCTAACACCGGCCCTTTATAATAGAATTGCTCGGTAGAAACAAACCGGCAAAGAATTTTATGCTAAGGAGGACGAAAAGTGCTGAGGAAAGGTAAATGGCTGGTCATCCTAGCGGTGGCCCTGGTGGCGGTTCTCGTCATGGCCGGATGTGGCAAAAAGGAACTCCCGGCTCCCCAGCAGGGAGGCAGCCAGCAGAGCAGCGGCCAGCAACAGGGCGCTAGCGGGACCATAACGGCGGCCGGTTCAACAGCCCTCCAGCCCCTGGTTGACGAAGCGGCCAAGGAGTACATGCAGAAGAACCCCAACGTCCGCATCGTCGTCAATGGCGGCGGCAGCGGTAACGGCCTCTCCCAGGTCTTCCAGGGTGCCGTCCAGATCGGTAACTCCGACATCTTTGCCGAGGAAAAGGACGGTATCGACGCCTCCCAGCTGGTGGACCACAAGGTCTGCGTCGTCGGCATGGCGGCCGTGGTCAACCCCAATGTCAAAGTGGACAACCTGACCAACCAGCAGCTCATTGATATCTTTACCGGCAAGATTACCAACTGGAAGGACGTGGGCGGCCCCGACCAGAAGATCAACATCGTCAACCGGCCCAAGGGTTCCGGTACCCGGGCGACCTTTAAGAAATACGCCCTGAACGGCGCCGAAGAGGCCCAGGGTATCGCCATGGAACAGGACGCCTCTGGTACCGTCCGCAAGACCATTGCCGACACCCCGGGGGCTATCGGTTACCTGGCCCTGTCCTACATCGATAACAGCGTCCTGGCCGTTAAGATCGACGGCGTCGAACCCACGGTGGCCAATATCGCCGATAACAAATACAAGGTCTGGGCCTACGAGCACATGTACACCAAGGGCCAGCCCACCGGCGAAATCAAGAAGTTCCTGGATTATATGATGAGTAGTGATGTCCAGCAAAACCTGGTCACGCAGCTGGGTTACATCCCCATTACCGCCATGAAAGTGGATCGCGACGCCCAGGGGAACGTAACACCCAAGAAATAGCTTTACTACGGCAAAGTAACACGGTAAAAAGCCGCCTGCGGGCGGCTTTTTTGTTTTTACCGGCCGAGTAGAGTTTTTTGGGGGTAATTGTGCAAAGGATGCCAGAAAGGGTTGCAAATCCATCCCCGAGCCACCTTCCCGTTGTAGCTACCCAAATATTTTTTGATTCGCAGGAGGAATTTCACGTTTTATAGCGAATAATTTATTATAGATGTGGAAACGTTTACATATTTATATGTAAAAGCTTACATAGTTACCCGGGAAGGAGCCTTTAAGAAAGGCCGGGGTTGATTATGGGCATTCTTGAAGTCGCGCGGGAAGCAGGAGTTTCGGTTGCCACGGTATCACGGGTGTTGAACCACAGCGGGTACGTAAAACAAGAGACCTATCAACGGGTTATGGAAGCTATCAGGAAACTGAATTATGTTCCCAATGGGGTTGCCCGCAGTATGGTTAAGGGAAGTACCCGTACAATAGGGCTGATCTTACCGGACGTTACCAACCCGTACTTTCCGATGCTGGCCCGTGGTGTGGAGGATGCGGCTGCTGCCCAGGGATATCTGGTGATCCTTTGTAATACTGACAACAACCCCCAGACAGAAGCAATGTATCTGAAAATGCTTCGCGAGAAATGCGTCGATGGTCTAGTGTATGTCTCAGCCTCGGATCGCACTGATCATGTCAAGGAGTTTGCCGAGGCAATACCGGTAGTGTGGGTTGACCGTACTGCTGTCGGGGTTGAAGGAGACGTAGTGGCTGGGGATGATTTGCTTGGTGGCTATATTGCTACCCGGCATCTTCTACAGCAGGGACATACCCGTATCGCTTTCATTGCTGGCCCGGCCGGACTGATGACCTCTGAAGAACGCGAACGCGGCTACCGGTTGGCTTTAAAAGAATCCGGCCTCATACCTGAAGAGGCTTTAATAGCCCGAGGTAATTTTCAATTTGAATCCGGGCGTCGGGCCATGGCCGAGATACTGAACCGTACCACCCCAACGGCTCTATTTGCTGCCAATGATTTAATGGCCCTGGGTGCGATGGAAGTAATTGCCGAAGCAGGACTTAGCATACCGCAGGATATAGCTGTTGTGGGCTATGATAACATTGTTTTCGCCCGCTTGGCTAAACCCCCCCTGACTACTGTGGAACAGCCTTCCTACATGATCGGGCTGACCGCATGTGAAGTGGTTATGGAACGAATAGCCAGGCGGGAATTGCCAGTACAAAAGAAATTATTCAAACCCAACTTGATAGTACGAGCATCATCATAAGAAAAGAGGAACAGCTGGTGAGTATTGTCGTAGTTGGCAGTTTAAATATGGATTTGGTAGTATCTGTCCCGCGGCGACCGCGCACCGGGGAAACGGTACTGGGATCGGATGTACGTTTTGTAGGTGGGGGCAAAGGCGCCAATCAGGCTATTGCTGCCGCACGTCTTAATGGGCGTGTACATATGGTAGGCAAGGTGGGGGATGATCCTTTTGGCTCCATCTTAAAAGCCAACCTTGAGGCGGCGGGAGTCGTGACAGACGGGGTGCAAGTAGAAAAAGGGGTTTCTTCTGGGGTGGCTTTTATTACCATCGATGAAGGGGGTGACAACCAAATTATCGTCTCACCTGGTGCCAATTCCCGCCTTACTCCAGAAAATGTTCGCGCTCATGCTTCGTTTATTAAAAAGGCCAGGGTACTGATGCTCCAGCTGGAA
Proteins encoded in this region:
- a CDS encoding LacI family DNA-binding transcriptional regulator, which translates into the protein MGILEVAREAGVSVATVSRVLNHSGYVKQETYQRVMEAIRKLNYVPNGVARSMVKGSTRTIGLILPDVTNPYFPMLARGVEDAAAAQGYLVILCNTDNNPQTEAMYLKMLREKCVDGLVYVSASDRTDHVKEFAEAIPVVWVDRTAVGVEGDVVAGDDLLGGYIATRHLLQQGHTRIAFIAGPAGLMTSEERERGYRLALKESGLIPEEALIARGNFQFESGRRAMAEILNRTTPTALFAANDLMALGAMEVIAEAGLSIPQDIAVVGYDNIVFARLAKPPLTTVEQPSYMIGLTACEVVMERIARRELPVQKKLFKPNLIVRASS
- a CDS encoding phosphate ABC transporter substrate-binding protein; the encoded protein is MLRKGKWLVILAVALVAVLVMAGCGKKELPAPQQGGSQQSSGQQQGASGTITAAGSTALQPLVDEAAKEYMQKNPNVRIVVNGGGSGNGLSQVFQGAVQIGNSDIFAEEKDGIDASQLVDHKVCVVGMAAVVNPNVKVDNLTNQQLIDIFTGKITNWKDVGGPDQKINIVNRPKGSGTRATFKKYALNGAEEAQGIAMEQDASGTVRKTIADTPGAIGYLALSYIDNSVLAVKIDGVEPTVANIADNKYKVWAYEHMYTKGQPTGEIKKFLDYMMSSDVQQNLVTQLGYIPITAMKVDRDAQGNVTPKK